Proteins encoded by one window of Cytobacillus sp. IB215665:
- a CDS encoding ribonuclease H-like domain-containing protein, with translation MSIKNKLNLYKKHLVNESEMNSQSLKNEDHTIPFLEQWTSFSANPYFFDDQHCLIREVTYPIGYKHGQHSFAELHEVIEMWQSHHIQHPLSAKNKQPHDLFFFDTETTGLGGGVGNTIFLLGYARVFQDEVKIRQHFLPAPGNEVALYQSFLTNVDYTTLVTYNGKAFDWPQVKTRHTLIKESVPKLPEFGHFDLFHGSRRLWKNDLENVKLTTVEKEKLAINRGKDTPGYLAPLLYFDFLQNKNPTGIFSVLHHNETDILSLISLYIHLSKKILANYKLSNPNEQFEIARWLDTLGEKKSASHKYKAIATSEDEHSDKAKFNLAMIYKREKNVKKATDLWKQLVESNDMSLQIQAAVELAKVHEHQFKEFDIALKYARFAYKITCEQEYKKYKKAELLKRISRLEKKGK, from the coding sequence ATGTCTATTAAAAACAAACTTAATTTATATAAGAAACACCTAGTTAACGAAAGTGAGATGAATAGCCAAAGTTTAAAGAATGAAGATCATACTATACCGTTTCTTGAACAATGGACTTCTTTTTCGGCAAATCCATATTTTTTTGATGATCAACACTGTCTTATCAGAGAAGTTACATATCCCATTGGATATAAACATGGTCAACACTCATTTGCTGAGCTCCATGAGGTAATTGAGATGTGGCAAAGCCATCACATTCAACACCCTCTTTCAGCAAAAAATAAGCAACCACATGATTTGTTCTTTTTTGATACAGAAACGACTGGATTAGGTGGTGGAGTTGGAAATACGATATTTTTGTTAGGATATGCTAGAGTGTTTCAGGACGAGGTAAAAATAAGACAACATTTTTTGCCTGCTCCTGGAAATGAAGTTGCTCTTTATCAAAGCTTTCTTACAAATGTAGATTATACTACATTAGTAACATATAACGGTAAAGCGTTTGATTGGCCACAGGTGAAGACACGACATACATTAATTAAGGAGTCTGTTCCTAAATTGCCAGAGTTCGGCCATTTTGACTTGTTTCATGGATCACGAAGGTTGTGGAAGAATGATTTGGAGAACGTAAAGTTAACTACAGTTGAAAAAGAAAAACTTGCGATTAACCGAGGGAAAGATACTCCCGGATATTTAGCACCTTTGCTGTACTTTGACTTTTTACAAAATAAAAACCCAACAGGGATTTTCTCTGTGTTACACCATAATGAAACGGATATCCTTTCTTTAATTTCATTATATATACACCTCTCAAAAAAAATATTAGCTAATTACAAATTGAGTAACCCTAACGAACAGTTTGAAATTGCCCGTTGGTTAGATACTTTGGGGGAAAAGAAAAGCGCTAGTCATAAATATAAAGCTATTGCTACTAGTGAAGATGAGCATTCTGATAAAGCTAAGTTCAATTTAGCCATGATATATAAAAGAGAAAAGAATGTAAAAAAAGCAACCGACTTGTGGAAACAGTTAGTCGAATCAAATGATATGTCATTACAAATACAAGCTGCTGTTGAATTAGCAAAAGTACATGAGCATCAATTTAAGGAATTTGATATAGCATTAAAATATGCGAGGTTTGCATATAAAATCACTTGTGAGCAAGAGTATAAAAAATACAAGAAAGCTGAATTACTAAAACGTATTAGCAGGCTGGAAAAGAAGGGGAAATAA
- a CDS encoding spore coat protein has translation MQPRPIVQPPIVHPTKCCVQHHYCTFIVPHIHPSHIQHVNHVLYQHQHYYPQTESVVNEVSNQQFNCGR, from the coding sequence ATGCAACCTAGACCCATTGTACAGCCACCGATTGTTCATCCAACAAAATGCTGTGTCCAACATCACTATTGCACATTTATTGTCCCGCACATTCACCCTAGTCACATACAGCATGTAAATCATGTATTGTATCAGCATCAACATTATTATCCACAAACAGAGTCTGTAGTTAATGAAGTATCTAATCAACAATTCAATTGTGGAAGATAA
- a CDS encoding DUF1273 domain-containing protein produces MKVLVVSGYKPFEIGIFSNDHPAVDFIKKALKSRLVSLLDNGLEWVLISGQLGVELWAAETVYTLQEDYPHLKLAILTPFLEQEVNWNEANKEYYEYILSQADFVESISNRTYESPSQFRQKNLFLVNKSDALLAVFDEDKQGSPTYLLNVAKNRRDTDNYDIIMINFDDLHLVAEEESMNEQWNEEL; encoded by the coding sequence ATAAAAGTCTTAGTCGTTTCAGGTTATAAGCCCTTTGAAATTGGTATTTTCTCTAATGATCATCCCGCGGTAGATTTTATAAAGAAAGCACTTAAAAGTCGTTTAGTTTCACTTCTTGATAATGGACTTGAATGGGTGTTAATCAGTGGTCAACTCGGTGTTGAACTGTGGGCTGCGGAAACAGTGTATACTTTACAAGAAGATTATCCACACCTTAAGCTTGCAATTCTTACACCATTTCTTGAACAAGAAGTGAATTGGAATGAAGCAAATAAAGAATATTACGAATATATTTTATCTCAAGCTGACTTTGTCGAAAGTATTTCAAACAGAACATATGAAAGTCCTAGTCAATTCCGGCAAAAAAACCTTTTTTTGGTAAACAAAAGTGATGCACTACTCGCTGTATTTGATGAAGATAAGCAAGGAAGCCCTACATATTTGCTAAATGTTGCAAAAAATAGAAGAGATACGGACAACTATGATATAATTATGATAAATTTTGATGATCTTCATTTAGTTGCTGAAGAAGAATCAATGAATGAACAATGGAATGAAGAATTGTAG
- the gpsB gene encoding cell division regulator GpsB: MLERIKLNAKEILEKEFKTAMRGYKQEEVDKFLDFIIKDYESFHQIIEELQQENLRLKRQVDDTSKKQSVPSGNTNFDILQRLSSLEKHVFGSKLYE; the protein is encoded by the coding sequence ATGTTAGAACGAATTAAACTAAATGCTAAAGAAATATTGGAAAAAGAATTTAAAACTGCGATGAGAGGTTATAAACAAGAAGAAGTAGATAAGTTTTTAGACTTCATCATTAAAGATTATGAATCATTCCATCAAATTATTGAAGAACTACAACAAGAAAATTTACGCTTGAAACGTCAAGTAGATGATACATCTAAAAAACAAAGTGTACCATCTGGAAATACTAATTTTGATATTTTACAAAGATTATCGAGTCTTGAAAAGCATGTTTTCGGTAGTAAATTATACGAGTAA
- a CDS encoding class I SAM-dependent RNA methyltransferase — protein MNNTYTLIATSAMGLEAIVAKEVRSLGYECTVENGKVIFQGDEKAICRSNLWLRTADRIKIKIGEFKATSFEDLFEGTKALKWSNFIPEDGEFPVSGKSVKSKLFSVSDCQSIVKKAIVENLKEHYRSAGWLAETGPLYKVEIAIHKDIATLTIDTSGSGLHKRGYRVGQGDAPLKETLAAALVMLTNWEPNRPFVDPVCGSGTIPIEAALIGQNIAPGFNRDFVSEQWEWIGKSTWNDARQEVEDRANYDQPLHIFGHDIDHRMITISKENAEEAGLGDLITFKQMQVKDFTTKDQYGVIVGNPPYGERIGEKQVVEQMYKDMGEVFGDLDTWSKYIVTSHPEFEKLYGKKATKKRKLFNGFIRTDYYQYWGTKPPRK, from the coding sequence ATGAACAATACTTATACACTTATTGCAACCTCTGCAATGGGTTTAGAAGCTATCGTTGCAAAGGAAGTACGTAGTCTTGGCTACGAATGTACAGTAGAAAACGGTAAAGTCATTTTTCAAGGTGACGAAAAGGCTATATGCAGATCAAACTTATGGCTACGTACCGCTGATAGAATTAAGATAAAAATTGGTGAGTTCAAAGCGACTTCTTTTGAAGACTTATTTGAAGGGACAAAAGCATTAAAGTGGAGCAACTTTATACCTGAAGATGGTGAATTTCCTGTAAGTGGGAAATCTGTTAAGTCAAAGCTTTTTAGTGTGTCTGATTGTCAAAGTATCGTGAAAAAAGCTATTGTTGAAAACTTGAAGGAACATTATCGATCTGCTGGTTGGTTAGCAGAAACGGGACCATTATATAAAGTAGAAATTGCTATTCACAAAGATATCGCAACGCTAACAATTGATACGAGTGGTTCTGGACTACATAAACGTGGATATCGTGTTGGACAAGGTGATGCTCCTCTGAAAGAAACTTTAGCAGCCGCGTTAGTGATGCTTACAAACTGGGAGCCTAATAGACCGTTTGTAGATCCAGTTTGTGGCTCTGGTACTATACCAATAGAGGCTGCATTGATAGGGCAAAACATCGCTCCTGGTTTCAATAGAGACTTTGTTTCTGAGCAATGGGAGTGGATTGGTAAAAGCACTTGGAATGATGCACGTCAAGAAGTAGAGGACCGAGCAAATTACGACCAACCACTGCATATATTTGGTCATGATATAGATCATAGAATGATTACTATATCAAAAGAAAACGCTGAAGAAGCTGGACTAGGGGACCTTATTACATTTAAGCAAATGCAGGTGAAAGATTTTACGACTAAGGATCAATATGGTGTTATCGTTGGTAACCCACCCTATGGTGAGCGCATAGGTGAAAAACAAGTAGTAGAGCAAATGTATAAAGACATGGGCGAGGTATTTGGTGACCTTGATACTTGGTCAAAGTATATCGTTACTTCCCATCCTGAATTTGAAAAATTATACGGGAAGAAAGCTACTAAAAAGAGAAAATTATTTAACGGTTTTATTAGAACAGACTATTATCAATATTGGGGAACTAAACCTCCAAGAAAATAA
- a CDS encoding ATP-dependent DNA helicase, which yields MIRERLPFQVLTNDNFFDKLNEWIGDVFYDILPEAGLELRDEQIFMAFQLERAFKEKKIILAEAGVGTGKTIVYLLYALCYARYTNKPAIISCADESLIEQLVKEEGDIAKLRKLLNINIDVRLAKSPEQYLCLNKLDDAMTFSEHDNINDVYDSLPKFVNNHAALQQFTPYGDRKQYPLLSDEEWNMISWDVFQDCSSCEKRHRCGQILSRDHYRKAADLIICSHDFYMEHVWTKESRKREGQLPLLPEYSSVVFDEGHLLEIAAQKALTYKIKATLLEGLLTRLLENEIREELALLIEETIETNQLFFDSIVEQAVQVQGSHRMNLALSDSIINYAKQLNEKLIAIGDALVFESETYTIEEYQLNIVDEYIDQVQYSLQLMVENDEAITWVEANDDETTVVIMPKSVENVLEEKVFSNNIPFVFSSATLSNNQSFEYVTASLGIRDYLSFSVESPFDYDEQMKIKMPILTANDNLFQQKFTYTLKELQKTNGRALILFNSKHDLQLFKEHCSEQTEFSFLFEGDREISELVSIFQNEEHTILCAQHLWEGLDIPGPALSNLIIWSLPYPPNDPVFNAKRKASENPFWSIDVPYMMLRLRQGVGRLVRSHHDKGVVTIFCTSDIDKELIAKVETNLPTNVTKS from the coding sequence ATGATTCGTGAACGACTACCTTTTCAAGTATTAACGAATGATAACTTTTTTGATAAATTAAATGAATGGATTGGCGATGTATTTTATGACATACTACCTGAAGCAGGTTTAGAGCTAAGAGATGAACAAATTTTCATGGCATTTCAGCTTGAACGTGCATTTAAGGAAAAGAAGATAATATTAGCTGAGGCTGGTGTTGGAACAGGAAAGACAATCGTATATTTATTATATGCATTGTGTTACGCAAGGTATACAAATAAACCCGCAATTATAAGCTGTGCTGATGAGTCATTAATTGAACAGCTTGTTAAAGAGGAAGGAGACATTGCAAAACTTCGAAAACTATTAAATATAAATATTGATGTCAGACTGGCAAAATCCCCTGAGCAATATTTGTGTTTAAACAAACTAGATGATGCAATGACTTTTTCAGAACATGACAATATTAATGATGTTTATGATTCACTACCGAAATTTGTGAATAATCATGCAGCCTTACAACAATTTACACCTTATGGGGATCGAAAACAATATCCTCTGTTGTCTGATGAGGAATGGAACATGATTTCATGGGATGTTTTTCAAGATTGCTCAAGTTGTGAAAAGCGACATCGATGTGGACAAATTTTGTCTAGAGATCATTATCGAAAGGCTGCAGATTTAATTATTTGTTCACATGACTTTTATATGGAGCATGTGTGGACGAAAGAATCACGTAAGAGAGAAGGGCAATTGCCGTTACTACCTGAATATAGTAGCGTAGTTTTTGACGAAGGGCATCTGTTAGAAATTGCGGCACAAAAGGCGTTGACTTATAAAATAAAAGCAACATTATTAGAAGGATTATTAACTCGACTGCTTGAAAATGAGATAAGAGAAGAGCTTGCGTTGTTAATAGAAGAGACGATTGAAACGAATCAGTTATTTTTTGATTCAATAGTGGAGCAAGCTGTGCAAGTACAAGGGTCTCATCGAATGAACCTTGCTTTATCCGACTCTATTATTAATTATGCTAAACAATTAAACGAAAAGTTAATTGCTATTGGAGATGCACTAGTTTTCGAAAGTGAAACATATACGATAGAAGAGTATCAATTAAATATTGTTGATGAATACATTGATCAAGTGCAATATTCTTTGCAGCTAATGGTCGAAAATGATGAAGCTATAACATGGGTTGAAGCAAACGATGATGAAACAACTGTTGTTATTATGCCAAAATCGGTGGAGAATGTACTTGAGGAAAAAGTTTTCTCAAACAACATTCCGTTTGTGTTTAGCTCTGCAACACTTTCAAATAACCAATCATTTGAGTATGTTACAGCTAGCTTAGGTATTCGTGATTATTTATCGTTTTCAGTGGAATCTCCATTTGATTATGATGAACAAATGAAGATAAAGATGCCAATTCTAACAGCCAATGACAACTTATTTCAACAGAAGTTTACGTATACACTGAAAGAGCTACAGAAAACAAATGGAAGAGCGTTAATATTATTTAATAGTAAACACGATTTACAGTTATTCAAGGAACACTGTAGTGAGCAAACGGAATTTTCATTTTTATTTGAGGGAGATAGAGAGATTAGTGAACTAGTTTCAATATTCCAAAATGAAGAACATACTATACTTTGTGCGCAGCATCTTTGGGAAGGTTTAGATATACCTGGCCCAGCTTTATCTAATCTTATTATTTGGTCGTTGCCGTATCCTCCCAATGACCCTGTATTTAATGCAAAGCGTAAAGCATCTGAGAATCCCTTTTGGTCAATTGATGTTCCTTATATGATGCTTCGACTACGTCAAGGGGTTGGACGTTTAGTTCGTTCTCATCATGATAAGGGGGTTGTGACTATTTTTTGTACAAGTGATATTGATAAAGAATTAATTGCAAAAGTGGAAACAAATCTTCCTACAAATGTTACAAAATCTTAA
- a CDS encoding carboxypeptidase M32 has translation MNQDILKLEQQFLDYVKKIIGYNEAVGLMHWDLRTGAPKKGVAQRSEVIGTLSSEIFAMTTSEEMASYIAKLSSQGVKEQLSEKTIKTLKECKKHYDKNKKIPAEEYKEFVILQSKAESVWEEAKAASDFSMFQPYLEKLVEFNKRFIEYWGYKDNKYDVLLDDYEPGMTVDILDKVFHEARERIVPLVKEIAAAEQPETSFLFEHFSKGKQREFSLAILEQLGYDFEAGRLDETVHPFATGLNPGDVRITTKYDEKDFRTAVFGTIHECGHAIYEQNISPDLTGTPLCSGTSMGIHESQSLFYENFVGRNYSYWKKNYDLLKDHTNGQFDSVELDDFYKAINESKPSLIRIEADELTYPLHIMIRYEIEKGLFNGEIEVKDLPEVWNNKYEEYLGVRPSNDAEGVLQDVHWAGGMFGYFPSYALGYMYAAQLNKAMLVDIPNFDELMEKGELEPVREWLTEHVHQFGKLKKPLEILQDVTGEGLNANHLIEYLEEKYRRVYQINS, from the coding sequence ATGAATCAAGATATATTAAAATTAGAACAACAATTTTTAGATTATGTAAAAAAAATAATTGGCTATAATGAAGCTGTTGGATTAATGCATTGGGACCTACGCACAGGTGCTCCGAAAAAAGGTGTGGCCCAACGTTCTGAGGTAATTGGAACTTTATCATCTGAAATCTTTGCAATGACTACTTCTGAAGAAATGGCTTCCTATATTGCGAAGCTCTCGTCACAAGGTGTCAAGGAGCAGCTATCTGAAAAAACTATTAAAACTCTTAAAGAATGTAAAAAACATTATGATAAGAATAAAAAAATTCCTGCTGAAGAGTATAAGGAGTTTGTCATTCTTCAATCAAAAGCTGAATCTGTGTGGGAGGAAGCAAAAGCGGCATCAGACTTTTCTATGTTCCAGCCTTACCTAGAAAAATTAGTCGAATTTAACAAGCGGTTTATTGAGTACTGGGGTTATAAAGATAACAAATATGATGTTCTACTTGACGATTATGAGCCAGGTATGACAGTGGACATTTTAGATAAGGTGTTTCATGAAGCCCGTGAGCGAATTGTCCCATTAGTAAAAGAAATTGCTGCAGCAGAACAGCCTGAAACGAGCTTCCTGTTTGAACATTTTTCTAAAGGTAAGCAGCGTGAATTTAGTTTAGCAATTCTAGAGCAATTGGGCTATGATTTTGAAGCTGGTAGATTAGATGAAACAGTGCATCCATTTGCTACAGGCTTAAACCCAGGAGATGTGCGCATTACGACAAAGTATGATGAAAAGGATTTCCGTACAGCGGTTTTTGGAACAATTCACGAGTGTGGTCATGCAATATATGAGCAAAATATATCACCTGACTTAACAGGCACGCCTTTATGTTCAGGAACATCAATGGGTATTCATGAATCACAATCACTGTTTTACGAAAATTTTGTAGGACGTAATTATTCTTATTGGAAAAAGAATTATGATTTATTAAAAGATCATACAAATGGTCAGTTTGATTCTGTAGAGTTAGATGACTTCTATAAAGCTATTAATGAATCTAAGCCTTCATTAATCCGTATCGAAGCAGACGAATTAACTTATCCGTTACATATAATGATACGATATGAGATTGAAAAAGGATTGTTTAACGGAGAAATTGAAGTGAAAGACTTACCGGAAGTTTGGAATAATAAATATGAAGAATATTTAGGTGTACGCCCTTCAAATGATGCAGAAGGAGTACTACAGGATGTACATTGGGCAGGTGGAATGTTTGGGTATTTTCCTTCTTACGCGTTAGGGTATATGTATGCAGCCCAACTAAATAAAGCAATGCTTGTAGATATTCCAAATTTTGATGAGTTAATGGAAAAAGGGGAATTAGAGCCTGTTCGCGAATGGCTCACAGAGCATGTACATCAATTTGGTAAACTGAAAAAACCACTAGAAATCCTACAAGATGTAACAGGTGAAGGATTAAATGCAAATCATTTGATTGAGTATTTAGAAGAGAAGTATCGTAGAGTCTATCAAATTAACAGCTAA
- a CDS encoding b(o/a)3-type cytochrome-c oxidase subunit 1, translated as MSIVEAKVDRRDGKLAMAHIYVAFIALALGGLAGLLQTLVRSGKFTLPSWLGYYQILTVHGVLLGLVLTTFFIIGFQFASLSRTAGALSNKVRLTGWIGFWMMTIGTAIAAVFILLNEASVLYTFYAPLKAHPGFYIGLTLVVVGSWVAGFAMFAHYRKWRKQHPGQISPLLSFMSIVNMILWLVATLGLAATVLVQFIPWSLGIVETIDVLVSRTLFWYFGHPLVYFWLLPAYMIWYVVIPKVLGTKIFSDALARMSFILFLLFSIPVGFHHQLTEPGIDPAWKFLQVILTFLVVIPSLMTAFSMFATFELYGRSKGATGLFGWVKKLPWKDARFFAPFIGMLFFIPAGAGGLINASNQLNQVVHNTIWVTGHFHLTLATTVLLTFFGAAYWLIPHITGRVMTKAMNKLAIIQTIVWAIGMTFMSGAMHAAGLLGAPRRSDYSTYGGSEQALEWIPYQIAQAIGGSILFIGIILVLIIITNLAFFAPKGETEFPVAEVTEHAEKTPMVLENWKLWIGITILLILFAYTIPFIDMIQNAPVGSKGYRLW; from the coding sequence ATGAGTATTGTTGAAGCGAAAGTTGATCGACGCGATGGAAAATTGGCAATGGCACATATTTATGTCGCATTTATTGCACTAGCACTCGGAGGATTAGCAGGATTATTACAAACCCTTGTTCGTTCTGGGAAATTTACGCTCCCTTCATGGCTTGGCTATTATCAAATTTTAACTGTACACGGCGTATTACTTGGTCTTGTTTTAACTACATTCTTTATTATCGGCTTTCAATTTGCCAGCCTAAGTAGAACAGCAGGTGCATTATCCAATAAGGTTCGTTTGACTGGTTGGATCGGGTTTTGGATGATGACAATTGGTACGGCAATTGCCGCAGTATTTATCCTATTAAATGAAGCATCAGTACTTTATACATTCTATGCTCCTTTAAAAGCACATCCAGGTTTTTACATAGGCTTAACATTAGTTGTTGTAGGTAGCTGGGTAGCTGGCTTTGCTATGTTTGCACATTACAGAAAGTGGCGTAAACAACATCCAGGTCAAATTAGTCCACTTTTAAGCTTTATGTCTATCGTTAACATGATATTGTGGTTAGTAGCAACATTAGGCTTAGCTGCTACAGTGCTAGTTCAATTTATTCCATGGTCATTAGGTATTGTTGAAACGATTGATGTGTTGGTTAGTCGTACATTATTCTGGTATTTTGGACATCCACTCGTATATTTCTGGCTGTTACCAGCATATATGATTTGGTATGTTGTTATTCCTAAAGTATTAGGTACTAAAATTTTCTCAGATGCTCTAGCTAGAATGTCATTTATTTTATTCTTACTATTCTCTATCCCTGTTGGATTTCACCATCAATTAACAGAGCCAGGAATTGATCCAGCGTGGAAGTTTTTACAAGTCATTTTAACATTCTTAGTAGTCATACCATCCTTAATGACGGCTTTCTCTATGTTTGCAACGTTCGAATTGTATGGTCGGTCAAAAGGTGCAACTGGGTTATTCGGCTGGGTTAAGAAGCTTCCTTGGAAAGATGCACGCTTTTTTGCACCGTTTATAGGAATGTTGTTCTTCATTCCAGCTGGTGCAGGTGGTTTAATTAACGCAAGTAACCAATTAAATCAAGTTGTCCATAACACCATTTGGGTAACAGGGCATTTCCATTTAACATTAGCAACAACTGTTTTACTTACGTTCTTTGGTGCAGCCTATTGGTTAATCCCACACATTACTGGGCGAGTAATGACGAAGGCTATGAACAAACTAGCAATCATTCAAACTATTGTATGGGCTATCGGGATGACATTTATGTCAGGAGCAATGCATGCTGCTGGGCTACTAGGTGCCCCACGTCGTTCCGATTATTCAACATACGGTGGCTCAGAACAAGCACTGGAATGGATACCTTATCAAATCGCGCAAGCAATTGGCGGTTCTATCTTATTCATCGGTATCATCTTAGTACTAATTATTATTACTAATTTAGCATTTTTTGCACCTAAAGGTGAAACAGAATTTCCAGTTGCAGAGGTTACTGAGCATGCTGAAAAAACACCAATGGTTCTTGAAAACTGGAAACTATGGATCGGAATTACTATTTTGTTAATATTATTTGCTTATACAATTCCGTTCATAGACATGATCCAAAATGCTCCAGTCGGTTCAAAAGGCTATAGGTTATGGTAA
- a CDS encoding cytochrome c oxidase subunit II, translated as MHMHKFEKIWLLFGVGTLLVFLTVIGISAFYLGNQPPSCLTTIDPEKVDQTAPFDNPGLVQIGDNEYQLTFVASAFSYSPTKVQVPKGAKVKIVATTKDVIHGFEIAGTNANMMLEPGYISEVTTTFDEVGEYLVLCNEYCGIGHTSMTATIEVIE; from the coding sequence ATGCATATGCACAAGTTTGAAAAAATATGGTTGTTATTTGGAGTTGGAACTCTACTTGTCTTTTTAACTGTTATAGGTATTAGCGCATTTTATTTAGGGAACCAACCTCCTAGTTGTTTAACAACAATTGATCCAGAAAAGGTTGACCAAACAGCACCATTTGATAATCCAGGGTTAGTACAAATCGGGGACAACGAATATCAATTAACTTTTGTTGCTTCTGCATTTAGTTACTCTCCAACAAAAGTACAAGTACCAAAGGGTGCAAAAGTAAAAATCGTTGCTACAACGAAAGATGTTATTCACGGCTTTGAAATTGCAGGCACAAATGCAAATATGATGCTTGAACCTGGGTATATAAGTGAAGTAACAACTACGTTTGATGAAGTTGGAGAGTATTTAGTTTTATGTAATGAATATTGTGGAATAGGTCATACTAGTATGACTGCAACAATCGAGGTGATTGAATAA
- a CDS encoding cytochrome c oxidase subunit 2A gives MPKTELQNQKTKIESEPSLKGALASVFLLGFFLIITWLGVYFLFVDRL, from the coding sequence ATGCCGAAAACTGAGCTTCAAAATCAAAAAACTAAAATAGAAAGTGAGCCTTCATTAAAAGGAGCGTTAGCTTCAGTATTTTTGTTGGGTTTCTTTCTAATCATTACTTGGTTGGGAGTTTACTTTTTATTTGTAGACCGCTTATAG
- a CDS encoding chemotaxis protein CheX produces MGIFYPITIPEINDGGEFSLATLSSKVTGVLNSTIHVVKTVVPIDVTIDKPALFTQPLLQSSMGVLIGITGDIRGRLIIEGNPTVFGGVGEIMFGMPLEGEMLESFTGEFGNMIAGNLSTQLSQKGINIDITPPTVLVGQTKIYGFEKAFRVPIQVETMGEMQIILMIEM; encoded by the coding sequence ATGGGTATATTTTACCCAATTACAATCCCTGAAATAAATGATGGAGGTGAATTCAGTTTGGCCACATTAAGTTCAAAAGTAACAGGTGTTTTAAACAGCACAATTCATGTAGTTAAAACAGTAGTACCAATAGATGTAACAATTGATAAACCAGCGTTATTCACTCAACCGTTACTGCAATCCTCAATGGGCGTATTAATTGGTATAACTGGGGATATAAGAGGAAGGTTAATAATAGAGGGAAACCCAACTGTATTTGGTGGAGTTGGTGAAATCATGTTTGGTATGCCTCTTGAGGGAGAAATGCTTGAATCATTTACAGGCGAGTTTGGTAATATGATTGCAGGTAATTTGTCTACACAACTTTCTCAAAAAGGGATCAATATTGATATTACACCTCCTACAGTGTTAGTTGGTCAAACAAAGATCTACGGCTTCGAAAAAGCCTTTAGAGTTCCTATTCAAGTGGAAACAATGGGAGAAATGCAAATCATTTTAATGATTGAAATGTAA